Proteins from a single region of Desulfobacter postgatei 2ac9:
- the rsmH gene encoding 16S rRNA (cytosine(1402)-N(4))-methyltransferase RsmH has translation MGFEHISVMPNQVHAYQNLKPGDICVDCTLGGCGHAMSTLKAIGSDGLLIGIDQDMDAIANARSTLHLFEDNIRLYHNNFSDLPDILKDAGINGVNSILLDLGFSLNQLTQSKRGFSFKKDEPLDMRMDVRNSLTAHQVVNTYSEKQLADIFFTYGEERFSRRMARAITEKRVCSPIATSLELARVIEEAVPAGAKAKQKIHPATRVFQALRIVVNRELERLEKFMQAVPSMLVKGGRVSIITFHSLEDRIVKQRLRAFEKGCTCPRQFPQCICGFVKQMESVTRKPVTADPDELKANPMARSAKLRVAQKI, from the coding sequence ATGGGTTTTGAACATATCTCTGTCATGCCGAATCAGGTGCACGCATATCAGAATCTTAAACCCGGAGACATATGTGTGGACTGTACCCTCGGCGGATGCGGACACGCGATGTCAACGCTCAAGGCCATAGGTTCCGACGGGTTGCTCATCGGCATTGATCAGGACATGGATGCCATTGCCAACGCCCGAAGCACACTTCATCTTTTCGAAGACAATATCCGGCTGTACCATAATAACTTCAGTGATCTCCCCGACATTCTCAAAGATGCCGGTATTAATGGAGTTAACAGCATCCTTCTCGACCTGGGCTTTTCACTCAACCAATTGACCCAAAGCAAACGAGGGTTCAGTTTTAAAAAAGACGAACCGTTGGATATGCGGATGGATGTCCGCAATTCGTTAACCGCACACCAGGTGGTAAATACATATTCGGAAAAACAATTGGCTGATATTTTTTTTACATACGGGGAAGAACGCTTTTCAAGACGGATGGCCAGGGCAATCACTGAAAAACGAGTCTGTTCCCCCATTGCCACCAGCCTTGAACTGGCCAGGGTCATTGAGGAAGCCGTACCTGCCGGTGCAAAGGCAAAACAAAAAATTCATCCGGCCACCCGGGTGTTTCAGGCCCTGCGGATTGTAGTCAACCGGGAGCTTGAACGCTTAGAAAAATTCATGCAGGCGGTTCCTTCGATGCTGGTCAAGGGCGGGCGTGTGAGTATCATCACGTTTCACTCCCTGGAAGACCGCATTGTCAAACAGCGGTTGCGGGCCTTTGAAAAAGGATGCACATGCCCAAGACAATTTCCCCAATGCATATGCGGGTTTGTAAAACAAATGGAATCCGTTACCAGAAAACCCGTGACAGCCGATCCGGACGAACTTAAAGCAAATCCCATGGCAAGAAGCGCAAAGCTGCGGGTGGCCCAGAAAATATAG
- a CDS encoding lysophospholipid acyltransferase family protein, translating to MNALFKIAYQPYKWLIVIPAIILNTLVMALSCIFVGAVFSPDKADALAVTWARIVCAIAFIRVRIEGKQNYNPQSSYVVVANHKSMVDIPVLQGFTGLTIKWVMKKELKKIPVFGTACASLGCIYVNRSNGQAAVESIKAAKKNLSDKASVLFFPEGTRSRGNLLPFKKGAFVFAMNSGRPVLPITIKNSEHILPSDTLALMPGTVDLIIHPPVYIPNCSKPELNNKIDQIHQTVDSVV from the coding sequence GTGAACGCTTTATTTAAAATAGCTTACCAGCCCTATAAATGGCTCATTGTTATCCCAGCCATAATTTTAAACACCCTGGTCATGGCGCTGAGTTGCATCTTTGTCGGGGCTGTTTTCAGCCCTGACAAAGCTGATGCGCTGGCCGTGACCTGGGCCAGAATAGTCTGTGCCATTGCGTTTATACGGGTCAGAATCGAGGGCAAGCAAAATTACAATCCCCAATCATCCTATGTGGTGGTGGCCAATCACAAAAGCATGGTGGACATCCCTGTGCTACAGGGATTTACAGGGCTGACCATCAAATGGGTGATGAAAAAGGAACTCAAAAAGATCCCTGTTTTTGGTACAGCCTGTGCGTCTCTTGGCTGCATATATGTAAACAGATCCAATGGTCAGGCTGCTGTGGAATCCATAAAAGCGGCAAAAAAGAACTTGTCGGACAAGGCGAGCGTGCTTTTTTTTCCCGAAGGGACAAGATCCAGGGGCAATCTTCTGCCTTTTAAAAAAGGCGCGTTTGTCTTTGCCATGAATTCAGGACGGCCTGTTTTGCCGATAACCATTAAAAATTCAGAACATATCTTACCCTCTGATACCCTTGCCCTCATGCCGGGTACGGTGGATCTGATCATCCACCCCCCAGTGTATATTCCTAACTGCAGCAAGCCAGAACTGAATAATAAAATTGATCAGATTCATCAGACCGTAGATAGCGTGGTTTAA
- the mraZ gene encoding division/cell wall cluster transcriptional repressor MraZ, whose protein sequence is MFRSSSCHTIDDKGRLIIPARFRKVLKAEDDYGIVVSCKDGCIFAFTFTEWKAIEDRLKTAKTSTMQKFKRFFLGNACPLTCDKQDRVLIPQNLRTYAGINKEVVLVGVLDRFEIWAKEKWEQEQKAMEQELEREEVREEIASIGL, encoded by the coding sequence GTGTTTCGATCCAGTTCCTGTCATACAATTGATGACAAAGGAAGACTCATTATCCCGGCACGATTCAGAAAAGTGCTCAAAGCGGAGGATGATTACGGAATCGTGGTCTCATGCAAGGACGGCTGCATATTTGCCTTTACCTTCACCGAATGGAAGGCTATTGAGGATCGTTTAAAAACGGCTAAGACCTCAACCATGCAGAAGTTCAAACGCTTTTTCCTGGGAAATGCCTGCCCACTGACATGCGACAAGCAGGACAGGGTGTTAATTCCCCAGAATCTAAGAACCTATGCAGGGATAAACAAAGAGGTTGTTCTTGTGGGTGTTCTGGATCGGTTTGAAATCTGGGCCAAAGAAAAATGGGAGCAGGAGCAGAAGGCAATGGAGCAAGAGCTTGAGCGGGAGGAAGTCAGAGAAGAGATCGCTTCCATAGGGTTGTAA
- a CDS encoding peptidoglycan D,D-transpeptidase FtsI family protein, translating into MAANPCEKIGLRICFIRFFLLLCLAGIVIRSFDIQILQGKALKKKAENTYVRRITIQGDRGLILDRNSNKLGASTEAPDITADPTQIANVRQAAGQLVQIIGGSQAEIEKKLSQKRRFALLASRVAPHRADEVKKLNIVGIYIQDNSKRFYPNRSLAAQVIGFTGKDDHGLEGLEFSYNDFLEGLTLKTEEYRDGQGTVLDTGKKKRESLKGSTIVLTLDKKIQFFSEQALEQAVKEHRGTSGMALVMQPATGELLAVAHYPEFNPNNYGDFSRKRYRNRAVADPFEPGSIMKVITVAAAIERGMPATTIINCEKGRYRIGRSVIHDTHPYDYLTPSQIVKVSSNIGAAKIAQDVGPKAMYYYLNAFGFGTKTGINCSAESSGVLLPLNRWTNIDAVAMSFGQGMSVTALQLVSAVSAIANGGKLMKPMLVKKILSNSGEIIQDNKPCVIRQVISAKTAGIIKEMMSTVVEEDGTGTKAAIPGYRVCGKTSTAQKADKETKRYSHTKFTAAFAGFAPLDNPALAILVVVDEPRQNHYGGIVAAPAFKDIMARSFNYLNIPPQTDMVAALPREVSHEVE; encoded by the coding sequence ATGGCGGCAAACCCTTGTGAAAAAATCGGTTTACGGATTTGTTTTATCCGTTTTTTTCTGCTGCTGTGCCTGGCAGGTATTGTCATCCGCTCCTTTGATATCCAGATTCTCCAGGGTAAAGCGCTTAAAAAAAAAGCTGAAAACACCTATGTCCGGCGGATCACGATCCAGGGTGACCGCGGACTGATCCTTGACCGCAACTCAAATAAGCTGGGTGCCAGCACCGAGGCCCCCGACATCACCGCCGATCCCACCCAGATCGCAAATGTCCGGCAGGCGGCAGGTCAACTGGTACAGATCATTGGCGGTAGCCAGGCTGAAATAGAGAAAAAACTTTCCCAGAAACGCCGGTTTGCGCTTCTGGCAAGCAGGGTGGCGCCTCATAGGGCAGACGAGGTAAAAAAGCTGAACATTGTCGGTATATATATACAGGATAACTCCAAACGGTTTTACCCCAACCGGAGCCTGGCAGCCCAGGTCATCGGATTCACAGGGAAAGATGATCACGGCCTTGAGGGGCTTGAATTCTCATATAATGACTTTCTGGAAGGCCTAACCCTGAAGACAGAAGAATATAGGGACGGCCAGGGAACAGTCCTTGATACGGGAAAAAAGAAGCGGGAAAGCCTTAAAGGATCCACTATTGTTTTAACCCTGGATAAGAAAATCCAGTTTTTCAGCGAACAGGCCCTTGAACAGGCCGTGAAAGAACATCGAGGAACATCAGGCATGGCTCTGGTCATGCAGCCGGCCACCGGTGAACTTCTGGCCGTGGCCCATTACCCGGAATTTAATCCCAACAACTATGGCGATTTCAGCAGGAAGCGGTACAGAAACAGAGCGGTAGCCGACCCCTTTGAGCCCGGTTCCATTATGAAGGTGATCACTGTGGCTGCGGCCATTGAACGGGGCATGCCTGCCACAACCATTATCAATTGTGAAAAAGGCCGTTACCGTATTGGCAGATCCGTGATCCATGATACCCATCCCTATGATTATCTGACCCCGAGCCAGATTGTAAAAGTTTCCTCCAACATCGGGGCTGCAAAAATAGCCCAGGATGTAGGTCCAAAGGCCATGTACTACTATCTGAATGCCTTTGGATTCGGCACAAAAACCGGAATCAACTGCTCTGCAGAAAGTTCGGGCGTTCTTCTGCCTTTGAACCGCTGGACAAACATTGATGCCGTGGCCATGTCGTTTGGCCAGGGCATGTCGGTGACGGCGCTTCAGCTTGTAAGTGCCGTATCAGCCATAGCCAACGGCGGCAAACTGATGAAACCCATGCTGGTTAAAAAAATCCTTTCAAATTCAGGTGAGATTATCCAAGACAATAAACCCTGTGTGATCCGTCAGGTTATTTCTGCCAAAACTGCAGGGATTATAAAAGAGATGATGTCCACAGTGGTCGAGGAAGACGGGACCGGAACCAAGGCAGCTATCCCCGGCTACCGGGTATGCGGAAAAACCAGCACAGCCCAGAAAGCAGACAAAGAGACAAAGCGCTACTCCCATACCAAGTTCACTGCGGCATTTGCAGGCTTTGCCCCCCTTGACAACCCGGCCTTGGCCATCCTGGTGGTGGTGGACGAGCCCAGACAGAATCATTACGGCGGCATTGTGGCGGCACCGGCTTTTAAGGATATCATGGCCCGCTCCTTTAACTACCTCAATATTCCTCCCCAAACAGACATGGTCGCGGCATTACCCCGGGAGGTGTCCCATGAAGTTGAGTGA